Proteins encoded together in one Mercenaria mercenaria strain notata chromosome 18, MADL_Memer_1, whole genome shotgun sequence window:
- the LOC123539065 gene encoding protein dachsous-like, translating into MSENNKIFVNYLKMEFMFLIITTLCICARAAVPVFTTPGSPGRAVPVSESLPAGTSVYRAVAVDADGDVLVYSLTSQIPTSPQKFNIDSKSGVVTTLSTFDVDGPSAINQYEIAIRVTDGTRDVQTTLVMQIVDENDNSPVFSHYEVIRQTTKPGYIVADIRADDVDSEMNGLVTYKITGGNEEGAFGIDADVGVLYTMYELDPRTRDLYNLVIEARDSGKTPRSSTMTMTLTLIGDHGNGVEDIRHRLLSFIIYYFILFATLKTLC; encoded by the exons ATGTCtgagaataataaaatattcgtaaattatttaAAGATGGAATTTATGTTTCTGATTATCACAACGTTATGCATTTGCGCCAGAGCAG CTGTCCCTGTGTTTACGACTCCCGGATCGCCTGGACGTGCAGTTCCCGTGTCGGAAAGTTTACCCGCCGGGACGTCGGTATACAGGGCTGTAGCAGTGGATGCCGACGGCGATGTTTTGGTGTATTCACTAACGTCACAGATACCTACAAGTCCACAGAAGTTTAACATCGACTCGAAATCTGGCGTGGTAACAACACTTTCCACTTTTGATGTTGATGGTCCAAGTGCGATCAATCAATATGAGATAGCAATTag AGTAACGGATGGGACACGAGACGTACAAACTACACTTGTCATGCAAATTGTTGATGAAAACGACAACAGCCCAGTGTTCAGTCATTACGAAGTCATCAGACAGACAACCAAGCCAG GATATATTGTCGCCGATATTCGAGCGGATGATGTCGATTCTGAAATGAACGGGTTGGTAACCTACAAAATTACAG GTGGGAACGAAGAGGGCGCTTTTGGTATAGATGCAGACGTCGGAGTCCTTTACACAATGTATGAGCTTGATCCTAGAACACGTGACCTGTATAACCTCGTGATCGAAGCTCGTGACTCTGGAAAAACTCCACGGTCATCAACAATGACTATGACATTGACATTGATCGGTGACCATGGCAACGGTGTAGAAGATATAAGACATCGCCTCCTATCGTtcatcatttattatttcatcttGTTTGCAACATTAAAGACATTGTGCTAA